One Hyalangium gracile genomic window carries:
- a CDS encoding GNAT family N-acetyltransferase: protein MNPRIALRTARPDERLALEDVQRRASLAGDDYREALLAHPEAIELPRAQLEAGQVTVAEADGRVLGFSVVLPREDGGAELDGLFVEPEAWGQGIGRQLVEHAVSRSRETGVRALHVIASPRAEGFYARCGFERIGETPTRFGQAVLMRMNLHPARQ from the coding sequence ATGAACCCTCGCATCGCCCTGCGTACCGCACGCCCGGATGAGCGTCTGGCGCTGGAGGATGTGCAACGCCGCGCCTCTCTGGCGGGGGACGACTATCGAGAAGCCCTGCTCGCCCACCCCGAGGCCATCGAACTGCCACGGGCACAGCTCGAGGCCGGGCAGGTGACCGTGGCGGAGGCGGACGGCCGCGTGCTGGGGTTCTCGGTGGTCCTGCCGCGCGAGGACGGCGGTGCGGAGCTCGACGGTCTGTTCGTCGAGCCAGAGGCGTGGGGCCAGGGCATAGGCCGACAACTCGTGGAGCATGCCGTGTCTCGCTCGAGAGAGACTGGGGTGCGCGCCCTGCATGTCATCGCCAGTCCGCGCGCCGAGGGCTTCTATGCACGGTGCGGCTTCGAGCGGATCGGCGAGACGCCCACGCGCTTCGGGCAGGCCGTCCTGATGCGCATGAATCTCCACCCGGCGCGGCAGTGA
- a CDS encoding SGNH/GDSL hydrolase family protein — MKRTLPTVEHGARVDADHPLIRYTGRFDFSDAKAPAFDWPGVTIEAAFEGTTCAVLLEDGNNDYNVSVDGQPSTVLRTTSEQVYVLARKLPAGRHTVRLTRRTESEWGQAVFHGFLLDPGRGLVELPPRPERRLLFIGDSFTAGYGNEGQLGDAFSRETQNVEQTYAAMVSQRLGAEYEILAKSGRGVVRNYGELTPTSPKPMPRYFAQALAEKAQPDWDFRYPAPHAVIINLGTNDFSTRPHPPWEVFAKCYEVFIADVRRSWPEVPIFSVAGPRMMDPATDWLRTIVERQRARDGGRTHLALIEDTLEMPGDFGCDSHPSVTGHRKMAEQLEPVLSSVLSWSRGV, encoded by the coding sequence GTGAAGAGGACTCTCCCCACAGTCGAGCATGGGGCCCGGGTGGATGCGGATCACCCGCTCATCCGCTACACCGGCCGCTTCGACTTCTCCGACGCGAAGGCGCCGGCCTTCGACTGGCCGGGCGTCACGATCGAGGCAGCCTTCGAAGGCACCACCTGCGCCGTCCTGCTCGAGGATGGAAACAACGACTACAATGTGTCCGTGGACGGCCAGCCTTCCACCGTGCTCCGCACCACCTCGGAGCAGGTGTACGTGCTGGCGCGGAAGCTTCCGGCGGGCCGGCACACGGTGCGGCTGACGCGGCGCACGGAGTCCGAGTGGGGCCAGGCTGTCTTCCACGGCTTCCTTCTCGATCCAGGGCGTGGCCTCGTGGAGCTGCCACCGAGGCCGGAGCGGAGGCTGCTCTTCATCGGGGACTCGTTCACCGCGGGCTATGGGAACGAGGGGCAGCTCGGAGACGCGTTCTCACGCGAGACGCAGAACGTCGAGCAGACCTACGCGGCCATGGTCTCCCAGCGGCTCGGTGCCGAGTACGAGATCCTCGCGAAGTCCGGGCGCGGCGTGGTGCGCAACTACGGAGAGCTGACGCCGACCTCCCCCAAGCCGATGCCCCGCTACTTCGCCCAGGCCCTGGCGGAGAAGGCGCAGCCGGACTGGGACTTCCGCTACCCGGCTCCCCATGCCGTGATCATCAACCTGGGGACGAACGACTTCTCCACCCGGCCGCACCCTCCCTGGGAGGTGTTCGCGAAGTGCTACGAGGTGTTCATCGCCGACGTGAGGCGGTCCTGGCCGGAGGTGCCCATCTTCAGCGTTGCGGGTCCGCGCATGATGGACCCGGCGACCGACTGGCTCCGAACCATCGTGGAGCGCCAGCGCGCGAGGGATGGCGGGCGGACGCATCTGGCGCTCATCGAGGACACCCTGGAGATGCCAGGAGACTTCGGCTGTGACTCGCACCCGAGCGTCACGGGCCACCGGAAGATGGCGGAGCAGCTCGAGCCTGTTCTCTCATCGGTGCTGAGCTGGAGCCGCGGGGTGTGA
- a CDS encoding aldo/keto reductase, with amino-acid sequence MNRREFLEATLALMVSQTAFAETGASSAQPIARRKLGRTGEQISCIGVGGFHIGTQKDENESIQLIRRALDNGLNFLDNCWDYNEGQSEIRMGKALRDGYRSKAFLMTKIDGRDRKTAEAQIDESLERLQTDHLDLLQLHEVIYEKDPELAFAKGNVMEAMIAARKAGKARFLGFTGHKSPAMHLKMLETAKKNGFRFDAVQMPLNVMDAHFDSFEKRVLPVLVREEIGVLGMKPMGGKIILDSKTVTAPECLRYSLSLPVSVVITGIDTMERLDQALQVARGFKPLSEKEVAALLAKTEKAAKDGSFEKYKTSQRFDGTTKNPEWLGPLAAQVNPQPQKN; translated from the coding sequence ATGAACCGAAGAGAGTTCCTCGAAGCCACGCTCGCGCTGATGGTGTCCCAGACGGCCTTCGCCGAGACAGGCGCGTCTTCGGCCCAGCCGATCGCGCGGCGGAAGCTGGGCCGGACGGGAGAGCAGATCTCCTGCATCGGGGTGGGCGGCTTCCACATCGGCACGCAGAAGGACGAGAACGAGAGCATCCAGCTCATCCGGCGCGCGCTCGACAACGGGCTGAACTTCCTCGACAACTGCTGGGACTACAACGAGGGGCAGAGCGAGATCCGGATGGGCAAGGCGCTGAGGGACGGCTACCGGTCCAAGGCGTTCCTGATGACGAAGATCGACGGCCGGGACCGGAAGACGGCCGAGGCGCAGATCGACGAGTCGCTCGAGCGCCTGCAGACCGATCACCTGGACCTGCTGCAGCTGCACGAGGTCATCTACGAGAAGGACCCGGAGCTGGCCTTCGCCAAGGGTAACGTGATGGAGGCGATGATTGCCGCGCGCAAGGCGGGCAAGGCGCGCTTCCTGGGCTTCACGGGGCACAAGTCTCCGGCGATGCACCTGAAGATGCTGGAGACGGCGAAGAAGAACGGGTTCCGGTTCGACGCGGTGCAGATGCCGCTCAACGTGATGGACGCGCACTTCGACAGCTTCGAGAAGCGGGTGCTGCCCGTGCTGGTGCGTGAGGAGATCGGCGTGCTGGGGATGAAGCCGATGGGCGGCAAGATCATCCTGGACAGCAAGACTGTCACCGCGCCCGAGTGCCTGCGCTACAGCCTGTCGCTGCCGGTGAGCGTGGTGATCACCGGAATCGACACGATGGAGCGGTTGGACCAGGCGCTCCAAGTGGCGCGAGGGTTCAAGCCCCTGTCGGAGAAGGAGGTGGCGGCGCTGCTCGCCAAGACCGAGAAGGCGGCGAAGGATGGCTCCTTCGAGAAGTACAAGACGAGCCAGCGGTTCGACGGCACGACCAAGAACCCGGAGTGGCTGGGTCCGCTGGCGGCGCAGGTCAACCCGCAGCCTCAGAAGAACTGA
- a CDS encoding DUF1552 domain-containing protein, whose translation MSRRTLLRGLAGVGIALPFLEAMEAQAATAAAPKRFVFVFSANGTIPPNWTPTGTETAFTLGSILAPLNEFKSKLLILDNLNMQSAGFGPGDAHQKGMAQLLTGTELQSGTLFPGGDSSTVGWGGGISVDQEIANKVGQNDRFPSLLFGVQTGGANIWSRMSYSGPGTPLPPEDNPRGMFDRIFANFNTDPQGLAELRFRRQSVLDSTKDDFLRLKTRLGGTDLQKVDAHLESIRDIERRLDLEATAPGAACVKPAQPASMDHMKNENYPAVGRLQMDLLAMALTCNLTKVATLQWSRSVSQVSHPWAGVADRHHDLSHFGDSDTVVQDKLTKINTWYAQQFAYLLGKLNSITEGDKKLLDNTAVLWGNELGKGNSHTRNDVPFVLAGSCGGYFRTGRYLKYNNAWHNDLLVSVLNAMGVPATKFGNPAHCKGPLPNLV comes from the coding sequence TTGAGCCGTCGTACCCTGCTGCGGGGCCTGGCCGGAGTGGGCATCGCGCTGCCGTTCCTGGAGGCGATGGAGGCCCAAGCCGCCACGGCGGCCGCGCCCAAGCGCTTCGTGTTCGTCTTCAGCGCCAACGGGACGATTCCCCCCAACTGGACGCCCACCGGCACGGAGACCGCCTTCACGCTGGGGTCCATCCTCGCGCCGCTGAACGAGTTCAAGTCGAAGCTGCTCATCCTCGACAACCTGAACATGCAGTCGGCTGGGTTCGGCCCGGGCGATGCGCACCAGAAGGGCATGGCCCAGCTGCTCACCGGCACGGAGCTCCAGTCGGGCACCCTGTTCCCCGGCGGAGACTCGTCGACGGTGGGCTGGGGCGGCGGCATCTCCGTGGATCAGGAGATCGCCAACAAGGTGGGGCAGAACGACCGGTTCCCGTCCCTGCTGTTCGGGGTGCAGACGGGCGGCGCCAACATCTGGTCGCGCATGTCCTACTCGGGGCCGGGCACGCCGCTGCCGCCGGAGGACAACCCGCGCGGCATGTTCGACCGCATCTTCGCCAACTTCAACACGGACCCGCAGGGGCTGGCCGAGCTGCGCTTCCGGCGTCAGTCGGTGCTCGACAGCACGAAGGATGACTTCCTGCGGCTGAAGACGCGGCTGGGAGGAACGGACCTGCAGAAGGTGGACGCGCACCTGGAGTCCATCCGGGACATCGAGCGGCGGTTGGATCTCGAGGCGACGGCGCCCGGCGCGGCCTGCGTGAAGCCGGCGCAGCCCGCGTCGATGGACCACATGAAGAACGAGAACTACCCGGCGGTGGGCAGGCTGCAGATGGACCTGCTGGCCATGGCGCTCACGTGCAACCTGACGAAGGTGGCCACGCTCCAGTGGAGCAGGAGCGTCAGCCAGGTGTCGCACCCCTGGGCGGGCGTGGCCGACAGGCACCATGACCTGTCGCACTTCGGCGACAGCGATACGGTGGTCCAGGACAAGCTGACGAAGATCAACACCTGGTACGCGCAGCAGTTCGCCTACCTGCTCGGGAAGCTGAACTCGATCACCGAGGGGGACAAGAAGCTGCTGGACAACACGGCGGTGCTCTGGGGCAACGAGCTGGGCAAGGGCAACAGCCACACCCGCAACGACGTGCCTTTCGTGCTGGCGGGCAGCTGCGGCGGCTATTTCCGGACGGGCCGGTACCTCAAGTACAACAACGCCTGGCACAACGATCTGCTCGTCTCGGTGCTCAACGCGATGGGCGTGCCGGCGACGAAGTTCGGCAACCCGGCGCACTGCAAGGGCCCGCTGCCGAACCTCGTCTGA
- a CDS encoding DUF1592 domain-containing protein has protein sequence MSSPLRTFGLTWLIAAALPLGGCFGQADMELPSGPEVPSPEQPTGPEATSCPATAVQPGPSPLRRLNRFEYDNTVRDLLGTTLQPAKAFAPEEESLGFKNNAYALNVTLLHVEQWMTASETLAAAADLSKILPCQPTAATEATCARQFIEQFGKRAWRRPLEAEEVARLGSVYQAGRTRKDFATGIRMVIESLLQSPFFLYRVESGRPSTQGGPVQTTSHEMASRLSYFLWGTMPDPALFQAADADQLSTREQVEAQVRRMLNDPKAHRMVAEFHKQWLMLDELEHVTKDNTLYPSFEPLKAAMRTETEKFLDYVFFEGDASQLFNANFTFANKELAAFYGINGPTGTAFEKVAVNPLQRAGFLTQASFLASHAKPNQSSPIHRGVFVRKQILCQTLPTPPDDVGMPPDPTPDSTTRERFAEHTSNPACSGCHALIDPIGFTFENYDGVGGYRTHEGALPVDASGGVSKAEDANGNFVGAVEMSRRFAESTYVKDCIATQWFRFANGRAEVEAEKCELQELQRQFAATGYNLRELMVQLALSDAFRYRQPALAAQ, from the coding sequence TTGAGCTCACCCCTGCGTACATTTGGACTCACCTGGCTGATCGCGGCGGCGCTCCCGCTGGGCGGCTGCTTCGGGCAGGCCGACATGGAGCTGCCGAGCGGGCCCGAGGTGCCCTCCCCCGAGCAGCCCACAGGCCCGGAGGCCACGTCCTGCCCGGCCACCGCCGTGCAGCCGGGGCCCTCGCCGCTGCGCCGGCTCAACCGCTTCGAGTACGACAACACGGTGCGGGATCTGCTGGGAACCACCCTGCAGCCGGCCAAGGCGTTCGCTCCCGAGGAGGAGTCGCTCGGCTTCAAGAACAACGCCTACGCGCTCAACGTCACCCTGCTGCACGTGGAGCAGTGGATGACGGCCTCGGAGACCCTGGCGGCGGCCGCGGATCTCTCCAAGATTCTGCCCTGCCAGCCCACCGCCGCGACCGAGGCCACCTGCGCCCGGCAGTTCATCGAGCAGTTCGGAAAGCGCGCCTGGCGCCGTCCGCTGGAGGCCGAGGAGGTGGCTCGGCTGGGCAGCGTGTACCAGGCCGGCAGGACGCGGAAGGACTTCGCCACCGGCATCCGGATGGTCATCGAGTCGCTGCTCCAGTCGCCCTTCTTCCTCTACCGTGTCGAGTCCGGCCGGCCGAGCACGCAGGGCGGCCCGGTGCAGACGACGTCCCATGAGATGGCGTCCCGGCTCTCGTACTTCCTCTGGGGCACGATGCCGGACCCGGCGCTGTTCCAGGCGGCGGACGCGGACCAGCTCTCCACCCGCGAGCAGGTGGAGGCCCAGGTGCGGCGGATGCTGAATGATCCGAAGGCGCACCGCATGGTGGCCGAGTTCCACAAGCAGTGGCTGATGCTGGACGAGCTGGAGCACGTCACCAAGGACAACACGCTCTACCCGAGCTTCGAGCCGCTGAAGGCGGCCATGCGCACGGAGACGGAGAAGTTCCTCGACTACGTCTTCTTCGAGGGGGACGCCTCGCAGCTGTTCAACGCGAACTTCACCTTCGCGAACAAGGAGCTGGCGGCCTTCTACGGCATCAACGGCCCGACGGGGACGGCCTTCGAGAAGGTGGCCGTCAACCCGCTGCAGCGCGCCGGCTTCCTGACGCAGGCCAGCTTCCTGGCGAGCCACGCCAAGCCGAACCAGAGCTCGCCCATCCACCGCGGCGTCTTCGTGCGCAAGCAGATCCTCTGCCAGACGCTGCCCACGCCGCCGGACGACGTGGGCATGCCGCCGGACCCCACCCCGGACTCCACCACGCGCGAGCGCTTCGCCGAGCACACGTCCAACCCGGCGTGCTCGGGCTGCCACGCGCTCATCGACCCCATCGGGTTCACCTTCGAGAACTACGACGGGGTGGGCGGCTACCGGACGCACGAGGGGGCCCTGCCCGTGGACGCCAGCGGCGGCGTCTCCAAGGCGGAGGACGCCAACGGCAACTTCGTGGGCGCGGTGGAGATGTCTCGCCGCTTCGCCGAGAGCACCTACGTGAAGGACTGCATCGCCACGCAGTGGTTCCGCTTCGCCAACGGCCGCGCCGAGGTGGAAGCGGAGAAGTGCGAGCTGCAGGAGCTCCAGCGCCAGTTCGCCGCCACCGGCTACAACCTCCGCGAGCTGATGGTGCAGCTCGCCCTGTCCGACGCCTTCCGCTACCGCCAGCCGGCTCTCGCCGCTCAGTGA
- a CDS encoding MFS transporter yields MSDTDVRQRLLSIFGGSVGNLIEWYDFYIYSAFSLYFAKAFFPSDNPLVEQLNSAGVFALGFLVRPIGGWVMGLYADLRGRRSALSLSVFLMCLGSFVIAVCPTYAQVGVLAPAVLLMARLLQGLSLGGEYGTSATYLSEVATSKHRGFYSSFQYVTLIMGQLLATVTLLVLQRLVLTHAQLEAWGWRIPFLAGAALAVVGFYLRRNMVETEAFQAEATRKTEHRPMRELLRHPKELALVVGLTMGGTLAFYTYTVYMPKFLVNTVGLTRDKATLISVASLFLYMLLQPVFGLLSDKVGRRPVLMGFGLLGTLCTVPLLTALTQTRDAFTAFLLVMAALVIVSGYTSINAVVKAELFPASIRALGVGLPYALTVSLFGGTAEYVGTWLKLAGHEPWFFWYVTGCILCSLLVYTFMRDTRRHHRFG; encoded by the coding sequence ATGTCAGATACCGACGTGCGTCAGCGGCTGCTCTCCATCTTCGGCGGCTCGGTCGGCAACCTCATCGAGTGGTACGACTTCTACATCTACTCGGCCTTCTCGCTGTACTTCGCGAAGGCGTTCTTCCCGAGCGACAACCCCCTCGTCGAGCAGCTGAACTCCGCTGGAGTGTTCGCGCTCGGCTTCCTGGTGCGCCCCATTGGCGGGTGGGTGATGGGCCTGTACGCGGACCTGCGGGGGCGCCGCTCCGCGCTGTCGCTGTCCGTCTTCCTGATGTGCCTGGGCTCGTTCGTCATCGCCGTGTGCCCCACGTACGCGCAGGTTGGAGTGCTGGCGCCGGCGGTGCTGCTGATGGCCCGGCTGCTCCAGGGGCTCTCGCTGGGCGGGGAGTACGGCACCAGCGCCACGTACCTGAGTGAGGTGGCCACCTCGAAGCACCGGGGCTTCTACAGCTCCTTCCAGTACGTGACGCTCATCATGGGCCAGCTGCTGGCGACGGTGACGCTGCTGGTGCTGCAGCGCCTGGTGCTCACCCACGCGCAGCTGGAGGCGTGGGGCTGGCGCATCCCGTTCCTGGCCGGCGCGGCGCTCGCGGTGGTGGGCTTCTACCTGCGCCGCAACATGGTGGAGACGGAGGCCTTCCAGGCGGAGGCGACGCGGAAGACGGAGCACCGGCCCATGCGCGAGCTCTTGCGTCACCCGAAGGAGCTGGCGCTCGTCGTCGGGCTGACGATGGGCGGCACGCTCGCCTTCTACACGTACACCGTCTACATGCCGAAGTTCCTGGTGAACACGGTGGGGCTGACGAGGGATAAGGCCACGCTCATCTCCGTGGCGTCCCTGTTCCTCTACATGCTGCTGCAGCCGGTGTTCGGCCTGCTCTCGGACAAGGTGGGCCGAAGGCCCGTGCTGATGGGGTTCGGCCTGCTGGGCACGCTGTGCACGGTGCCGCTGCTGACGGCGCTGACGCAAACCCGGGATGCGTTCACGGCCTTCCTGCTCGTCATGGCGGCGCTGGTCATCGTCTCGGGCTACACCTCCATCAACGCCGTGGTGAAGGCGGAGCTGTTCCCCGCGAGCATCCGCGCCCTGGGCGTGGGGCTGCCCTATGCGCTGACCGTGTCCCTGTTCGGCGGGACGGCCGAGTACGTGGGCACGTGGCTCAAGCTGGCCGGCCACGAGCCCTGGTTCTTCTGGTACGTGACGGGCTGCATCCTCTGCTCGCTGCTCGTCTACACCTTCATGCGGGACACGCGGCGGCACCACCGCTTCGGCTGA
- a CDS encoding ABC transporter permease yields MWQDLRFGFRVWARQPGLTLVVVLTLALGVGANTSIFSVINAVLLRPFPFAEPERLVRVWGVDEERARQAGDAGRTDYGVSSNDFLDWKAESRAFETLVAYGSGAATLVDSTGSVQVRSGSVSPEFFPLLGVTPVLGRFFETGADGKPEDKVIVLSEPLWRRHFGADPSVLGRTVFLAGAPNTIIGVAPAGLEPPIVEKRGVPDLWHPRSLSAPPVMRGVRWISVLGRLRPGVTVAQAQEELDAINQRLAKDFPATNTGQRALVMPLADSVVQEVRPALLLLLGAVGFVLLIATANVANLLVARSVMRQRELAIRSALGASRGRLLRQLLVESLMVALLGGALGLLLSLWLTDLLVALSGGAVPRVQHVQVDARVLTFALAVSLSTGVLFGVLPALQGSRLALQATSGAAGRTTSAGRSQKWTRQSLVAGEVALSLILLVGAGLLLKSFWRLHQVDPGFQPEQVLMVELTTPRPNTTRPDQVLTNSHRLLDEVRALPGVVEAGTINLLPLSGVDSCQPVLVEGRPLGSGPPPCAEARTSSPGYFRALGIPLLSGRVFDARDTESAPRVAVINSAMARRFFPQEDPVGRKVSVGNPASPTWLEVIGVVGDVRQLGLEKESSPELYQSQLQVPAWQYTLVVRAERDAGTLLAAVRGVARRIDPEMPLFNIRTAEALLSGAMAQPRFRALLLGLFAALAVGLAAVGIAGVVSWSVAQRTREIGIRVALGARPRDVLRLVMGQGMAAVLVGIGLGLAGAAVLTRVLEGLLFGLSATDPVSFAAGVVALMGTSLLASYLPTRRALRVDPVVALRAE; encoded by the coding sequence ATGTGGCAAGACCTTCGCTTCGGCTTCCGGGTGTGGGCCCGGCAACCCGGTCTGACCCTGGTCGTCGTTCTCACGCTGGCGCTCGGTGTCGGCGCGAACACGTCCATCTTCAGCGTCATCAACGCCGTGCTCCTGCGGCCGTTCCCCTTCGCCGAGCCCGAGCGCCTGGTGCGCGTGTGGGGCGTGGATGAGGAGCGGGCCAGGCAGGCCGGCGACGCGGGCCGGACGGACTACGGCGTGTCGAGCAACGACTTCCTCGACTGGAAGGCGGAGAGCCGTGCGTTCGAGACTCTGGTGGCCTACGGCAGCGGCGCCGCCACCCTGGTGGACTCGACGGGCTCGGTGCAGGTGCGCTCCGGCTCCGTCTCTCCGGAGTTCTTCCCGCTGCTCGGCGTCACGCCGGTCCTCGGCCGATTCTTCGAGACGGGCGCCGACGGCAAGCCCGAGGACAAGGTCATCGTCCTCAGCGAGCCCCTGTGGCGGCGGCACTTCGGCGCGGACCCGTCCGTGCTCGGCCGCACCGTCTTCCTGGCGGGCGCTCCGAACACCATCATCGGCGTGGCACCGGCGGGCCTCGAGCCCCCCATCGTGGAGAAGCGAGGCGTGCCGGACCTGTGGCACCCCCGCTCGCTGAGCGCTCCGCCCGTGATGCGCGGCGTGCGGTGGATCTCCGTGCTGGGCCGGCTGCGCCCGGGCGTCACCGTCGCTCAGGCCCAGGAGGAGCTCGACGCCATCAACCAGCGGCTGGCGAAGGACTTCCCCGCCACCAACACCGGCCAGCGCGCCCTGGTGATGCCGCTGGCCGACTCCGTCGTGCAGGAGGTCCGTCCGGCGCTGCTCCTGCTGCTGGGGGCGGTGGGCTTCGTGCTGCTCATCGCCACCGCCAACGTGGCCAACCTCCTCGTCGCCCGCTCCGTCATGCGGCAGCGCGAGCTGGCCATCCGCTCCGCGCTCGGGGCCAGCCGGGGACGGCTGCTGCGCCAGCTCCTGGTGGAGAGCCTCATGGTGGCGCTCCTGGGTGGAGCCCTGGGGCTGCTGCTCTCGCTGTGGCTCACTGACCTGCTCGTGGCGCTGAGCGGGGGCGCCGTTCCCCGAGTGCAGCACGTGCAGGTGGACGCGCGGGTGCTCACCTTCGCGCTCGCGGTGTCGCTGTCGACGGGCGTGCTCTTCGGAGTGCTCCCCGCGCTGCAGGGCTCACGGCTCGCGTTGCAGGCCACCTCCGGCGCGGCGGGACGCACGACGTCCGCGGGGCGCTCGCAGAAGTGGACCCGCCAGTCCCTGGTCGCGGGCGAGGTGGCGCTCTCGCTCATCCTCCTGGTGGGCGCGGGGCTGCTGCTGAAGAGCTTCTGGCGGCTCCACCAGGTGGATCCCGGCTTCCAGCCCGAGCAGGTGCTGATGGTGGAGCTCACCACGCCCAGGCCCAACACCACGCGGCCCGATCAGGTGCTGACGAACTCCCACCGGCTGCTGGACGAGGTGCGCGCGCTGCCGGGCGTGGTCGAGGCGGGCACCATCAACCTGCTGCCGCTGAGCGGGGTGGACTCGTGCCAGCCGGTGCTCGTCGAGGGGCGTCCCCTGGGCTCGGGGCCGCCACCCTGCGCGGAGGCGCGCACGAGCAGCCCCGGCTACTTCCGCGCCCTGGGCATCCCGCTGCTGTCCGGGCGGGTGTTCGACGCGCGCGACACGGAGAGCGCCCCACGCGTGGCGGTCATCAACAGCGCCATGGCGCGCCGCTTCTTCCCTCAGGAGGATCCGGTCGGCCGGAAGGTCAGCGTGGGCAACCCGGCGAGCCCCACCTGGCTGGAGGTGATTGGCGTGGTGGGAGATGTCCGGCAGCTCGGGCTCGAGAAGGAGTCCTCGCCGGAGCTCTACCAGTCCCAGCTCCAGGTGCCGGCGTGGCAGTACACGCTGGTGGTCCGCGCGGAGCGCGACGCGGGCACGCTGCTGGCCGCCGTCCGCGGAGTGGCGCGGCGCATCGATCCGGAGATGCCGCTGTTCAACATCCGCACCGCGGAGGCGCTCCTGTCCGGGGCGATGGCGCAGCCGCGCTTCCGGGCGCTCCTGCTGGGCCTGTTCGCCGCGCTGGCGGTGGGGTTGGCCGCGGTGGGCATCGCGGGCGTCGTCTCCTGGTCGGTGGCGCAGCGGACGCGGGAGATCGGCATCCGCGTGGCGCTCGGCGCCCGGCCGAGGGACGTGCTGCGCCTGGTCATGGGCCAGGGCATGGCGGCGGTGCTGGTCGGCATCGGGCTGGGACTGGCCGGGGCCGCCGTGCTCACCCGGGTGCTGGAGGGGCTGCTCTTCGGCCTGAGCGCCACGGACCCTGTCTCCTTCGCCGCGGGAGTGGTGGCGCTGATGGGCACCTCGCTGCTGGCCAGCTACCTGCCCACGCGCCGCGCGCTCCGGGTGGACCCCGTCGTGGCGCTGCGCGCCGAGTGA